The proteins below are encoded in one region of Aequorivita iocasae:
- a CDS encoding putative LPS assembly protein LptD → MQTNRHYLTIFLTFLLFCSAVLHAQDIPLKNETNLPKTTQNDTLTVNLKPVIDEVNEKTQDTVKGDTIKPEKETLTDVVDYYGEDYVLLNRKENKIYMYNKAYIIYGDMRIDAGLIILDYNKNEVYAKGIDSAGVYSQRPIFVQANNKVEPDSIRYNFDTEKALVYNSRTEQNGFRVIADVTKKVNDSVVYLRNVKFTTSKNIDDPEYYFYTRKAKFVPKKKVVTGLTNMYIADVPTPVGLPFAYFPLTEDRTSGFIIPSFGENNSRGFFFQNGGYYFAINEYLDLSLLGDYYTNGSYALRGETTYAFRYKFRGNVSARFEKLVQEERGFPNFSETSIYNIRWSHSQDTKSSPNSRFSASVNIGSSKYFSQSINQTNNASALVNTLSSSISYSKTFEGEPQVNLAVAATHSQNTNTQDITMSLPNLNASVSRIYPFAPKDGTKKGIIQNINFQYDLSAENRIQTTDSLFFKSEMFNNAQIGAQHNIPLTTNFKILKYLSASLGTNYRETWVLKSTRQRYDESINDGLGGIVRDTVSGFESYRTYNFSTSLGTTLYGLFNFGKDSKIQAIRHVVRPSLSYNINPAFDRYYDEFIIPQTANEAAGEVVEYSRFENTLYGPPNKVYSSSIGMSLSNTFEAKVRDRDTTALEPKKIVLLNNLNFSTAYNLAGDSLQWSPLQFTGSIPIVPKLDFNFSGTLDPYALDNNNKKIDVFNINNGGSLFRLTNANVSINYSFSSKDFNGSGKKDLDRIDNETFRNGGRPDDLFGDAANIYDGQIYNDDEEEDFDKTNVTWYNYKIPWDMRLAYTITYGNSQRQNEISSQSLMVSSNMELAPRWTVGVSSGYDFKNKGVTLTQFRFQRDLESWQMSFNWTPIGSINTAWYFFIGIKSSVLSDIKYDKRRESDKRL, encoded by the coding sequence TTGCAGACAAACAGGCATTACTTAACAATCTTCTTAACATTTCTGCTATTTTGCAGCGCTGTGTTGCATGCGCAGGACATTCCCCTGAAAAATGAAACAAATCTGCCAAAAACAACTCAAAATGATACACTTACGGTAAACCTAAAACCTGTAATAGATGAAGTAAATGAAAAAACCCAAGACACCGTAAAAGGCGATACCATTAAGCCGGAAAAAGAAACCTTAACAGATGTGGTGGACTATTATGGTGAAGATTATGTGCTTCTCAACAGAAAGGAGAATAAAATCTATATGTATAATAAGGCATACATCATTTATGGCGATATGCGGATAGATGCAGGTTTGATTATTCTGGATTATAACAAAAACGAAGTATATGCCAAAGGAATAGATAGTGCCGGTGTTTACAGCCAACGCCCCATTTTTGTACAGGCAAACAACAAAGTGGAGCCCGATTCCATTCGCTATAATTTTGATACCGAAAAGGCTTTGGTTTACAATAGCAGAACCGAGCAAAACGGGTTTAGGGTGATTGCAGATGTTACCAAAAAAGTAAACGATTCTGTAGTTTATCTGCGGAATGTAAAGTTCACCACTTCCAAAAACATTGATGATCCCGAATATTATTTTTATACCAGAAAAGCAAAGTTTGTCCCTAAAAAGAAGGTGGTTACTGGCTTGACCAATATGTATATTGCAGACGTTCCCACACCCGTTGGTTTACCGTTTGCATATTTTCCGCTGACTGAAGATCGTACGTCGGGTTTTATAATTCCTTCGTTTGGTGAGAACAATAGCCGTGGTTTCTTTTTTCAAAATGGGGGATATTATTTTGCAATCAATGAATACTTGGATTTAAGTTTGCTTGGCGATTATTATACAAATGGGAGTTATGCCTTACGAGGTGAGACCACGTATGCGTTTCGCTATAAATTTAGAGGAAATGTGAGTGCCCGTTTTGAAAAGCTTGTACAGGAAGAAAGAGGATTTCCAAACTTTAGCGAAACGAGTATTTACAACATCCGGTGGTCGCATTCACAAGATACGAAAAGCAGTCCCAATTCCCGCTTTTCAGCTTCGGTAAACATTGGTAGTAGCAAGTATTTTTCGCAATCCATCAACCAAACCAATAACGCAAGTGCATTGGTTAACACGTTAAGCTCTTCCATTTCATACTCCAAAACTTTTGAGGGCGAACCCCAGGTCAATCTTGCAGTGGCCGCAACACATTCCCAAAATACAAATACCCAGGACATAACTATGTCCCTGCCAAATTTAAACGCAAGCGTTTCAAGAATATATCCTTTCGCACCGAAGGATGGAACTAAAAAAGGAATTATACAAAACATTAACTTTCAGTACGATCTTTCAGCAGAAAACAGAATCCAGACAACAGATTCCCTTTTCTTTAAGTCAGAAATGTTCAATAATGCACAGATTGGTGCGCAGCATAACATACCACTTACAACAAACTTTAAAATCCTAAAATATTTAAGCGCTTCCCTTGGCACAAATTATAGGGAAACTTGGGTTTTGAAAAGTACGCGGCAACGTTATGACGAAAGTATAAATGATGGCCTGGGAGGCATTGTAAGAGATACGGTCTCGGGTTTTGAAAGTTACAGGACCTATAATTTTTCAACCAGCTTGGGAACTACCCTTTATGGGCTTTTCAATTTTGGAAAGGATAGCAAAATACAGGCCATTCGCCACGTGGTTCGTCCATCACTTAGCTATAATATAAACCCTGCTTTTGATAGGTATTATGATGAATTCATAATTCCCCAGACCGCAAATGAAGCTGCGGGCGAAGTGGTAGAGTATTCACGGTTTGAAAACACCCTATACGGCCCGCCAAATAAAGTGTATTCCAGCAGTATTGGAATGTCGCTAAGTAATACGTTTGAGGCAAAAGTTCGCGATCGTGATACAACTGCGCTGGAACCAAAGAAAATTGTGCTGTTGAACAATCTAAATTTTTCAACAGCTTATAACCTTGCGGGCGATTCGTTACAATGGAGTCCATTGCAGTTTACCGGAAGCATTCCTATTGTGCCGAAATTGGACTTTAACTTCAGCGGAACTCTGGACCCCTATGCTTTAGATAACAACAATAAAAAAATAGATGTATTTAATATAAACAATGGAGGAAGTCTTTTTAGACTTACCAATGCCAATGTGAGTATAAACTATTCCTTTTCCAGCAAGGATTTTAATGGAAGTGGTAAAAAGGATTTAGATCGTATAGATAATGAAACCTTCCGTAATGGAGGGCGTCCCGATGATCTTTTTGGAGATGCAGCAAATATTTATGATGGGCAAATTTATAATGATGATGAAGAGGAAGATTTTGACAAGACAAATGTAACGTGGTACAATTACAAAATTCCTTGGGATATGCGTTTGGCCTATACCATAACCTATGGCAACAGCCAGCGTCAGAATGAAATTTCCAGCCAGTCGCTTATGGTAAGCTCCAACATGGAACTTGCGCCCCGTTGGACTGTGGGCGTGTCGTCGGGCTATGATTTTAAAAACAAAGGCGTTACACTTACCCAGTTCCGATTCCAGCGCGATTTGGAAAGCTGGCAAATGAGCTTTAACTGGACACCCATTGGCAGTATCAATACTGCTTGGTATTTCTTTATCGGAATTAAATCCTCAGTGCTTAGCGATATTAAATACGATAAGCGAAGAGAAAGCGATAAGCGTTTGTAG
- a CDS encoding RidA family protein gives MKKIITTTNAPAPIGPYNQAVLMGNMLYTSGQIAIDPKTGNLVTDDIKTETKLVMENLKAILTEAGMTFENVVKTTIFISDMHNFAAINEVYSTYFNEATAPARETVEVANLPKFVNVEISVIASL, from the coding sequence ATGAAAAAAATAATCACCACCACAAATGCCCCTGCCCCGATTGGCCCTTACAATCAAGCGGTTTTAATGGGAAACATGCTTTATACCTCTGGGCAAATAGCCATTGATCCGAAAACGGGAAATTTGGTTACCGATGATATTAAAACCGAAACCAAATTAGTCATGGAAAACCTAAAGGCAATTTTGACCGAAGCAGGAATGACTTTTGAAAATGTTGTGAAAACAACAATCTTTATTAGCGATATGCACAATTTTGCTGCAATAAACGAGGTTTATTCTACATATTTTAACGAAGCTACAGCCCCAGCTCGTGAAACCGTAGAAGTGGCCAATCTGCCTAAGTTTGTAAATGTAGAGATTTCAGTGATAGCTTCACTTTAG
- a CDS encoding LNS2 domain-containing protein: protein MKKEEVEIMLHDKVEKGEHVSPILPEGIKNYLIDIDGTITDDIPNEEPERMATCEPFPDALKTLNKWYDEGHIICFFTSRTEAHREVTENWLNKHGFKYHTMLMGKPRGGNYHWVDNHLVRATRYKGRFTDLVEKEVTIEVFKD from the coding sequence ATGAAAAAAGAAGAAGTAGAAATAATGCTGCATGATAAAGTAGAAAAGGGTGAACACGTGAGCCCAATTCTTCCAGAGGGGATAAAAAACTACTTGATAGATATTGACGGGACCATTACTGATGATATTCCCAACGAGGAACCCGAGCGGATGGCCACCTGTGAACCTTTTCCAGATGCTTTAAAAACCTTGAATAAATGGTATGACGAAGGACACATCATCTGTTTTTTCACTTCCCGCACCGAAGCCCATCGCGAGGTAACTGAAAATTGGCTAAACAAACATGGTTTTAAATACCACACCATGTTAATGGGAAAACCACGCGGTGGAAATTATCATTGGGTGGATAACCATTTGGTGAGAGCTACGCGATACAAAGGGAGATTCACCGATTTGGTGGAAAAAGAAGTA
- a CDS encoding N-acetylmuramoyl-L-alanine amidase family protein — protein MMNNLDIPLSFLSNMLLKMKTKLFSLFVLVIAVSCFPFAASAIENPIKPFVVVLDAGHGGHDHGNKGNGYKESEISLNIVLKVGAELEKLPNVKVIYTRKTDVFIELRERAAIANRADADLFVSVHCNAHKSDAYGAETFVLGLHKSQANFEVAKKENEVIYLEENYQEKYGGFDPNAPESLIGMVLMQEEYLDQSILLASLVQNNVINNLKRKDRSVKQAGFWVLHNTYMPSVLIETGFLTNKSEGAYLNSAKGQSEMAREISNAIKSYINSISISTEKIKDPEVKELEVEKAIEVTKEDIYEGVIFKVQLAATSKKIDPKPNNFKGLKDVAREKENGLFKYYYGETSDYNKIQVMKTFVQQKGYPSAYIVAFKKGKKVNLPEVLKSKAN, from the coding sequence ATGATGAATAATCTGGACATTCCACTTTCTTTTTTATCAAATATGCTTTTAAAGATGAAAACGAAACTTTTTTCTTTATTCGTATTAGTTATTGCGGTTTCCTGTTTCCCTTTTGCTGCTTCAGCCATTGAAAATCCAATTAAACCTTTCGTTGTTGTTTTGGATGCGGGCCATGGTGGCCACGACCACGGAAACAAAGGCAATGGATATAAAGAGTCCGAAATATCATTGAACATCGTATTGAAAGTAGGAGCAGAGCTGGAAAAATTGCCCAATGTGAAAGTTATCTATACCCGTAAAACCGATGTATTTATTGAACTGCGGGAACGAGCGGCAATCGCAAATAGAGCAGATGCCGATCTTTTTGTTTCTGTTCATTGCAATGCCCATAAATCAGATGCATATGGAGCAGAGACCTTTGTGTTGGGGCTTCATAAGAGCCAGGCAAACTTTGAGGTTGCAAAAAAGGAAAATGAGGTAATTTATCTGGAAGAAAATTATCAGGAAAAGTATGGCGGCTTTGATCCCAATGCTCCAGAATCATTAATAGGAATGGTCTTAATGCAGGAAGAGTATCTTGACCAAAGCATATTATTGGCAAGTTTAGTACAGAACAACGTGATAAATAATTTAAAGCGAAAGGATAGAAGTGTAAAGCAGGCTGGTTTTTGGGTACTTCACAACACCTATATGCCCAGTGTTTTGATTGAAACTGGCTTTCTCACCAATAAAAGTGAAGGTGCTTATCTAAATTCCGCCAAGGGACAATCGGAAATGGCACGCGAAATAAGTAACGCCATAAAATCTTATATTAACAGTATTTCTATTTCCACAGAAAAGATAAAAGATCCCGAAGTGAAGGAACTTGAGGTTGAGAAAGCTATAGAAGTTACTAAAGAAGACATTTATGAAGGTGTAATATTTAAAGTGCAATTAGCTGCAACCAGTAAAAAAATAGATCCAAAACCAAACAACTTCAAAGGATTAAAAGATGTAGCACGTGAAAAGGAAAATGGTCTTTTTAAATATTATTACGGTGAAACATCAGACTACAACAAAATTCAGGTCATGAAAACATTTGTGCAGCAAAAAGGATATCCTTCAGCATATATTGTCGCATTTAAAAAAGGGAAAAAAGTTAATCTACCCGAAGTGTTAAAATCCAAAGCCAATTAG
- a CDS encoding MlaD family protein — MRLSKEVKTGILAIGAILLLIFGYSFLKGTNLLDKNREFYVKYDNVEGLAQAAPVTVNGLTVGKVQNISFANSKGGLVVKFTVEKDFDFSKNSIVRIYSTGLIGGKSLGIFPQYDAGNIAKSGDTLRGDVEDGMLTAVTKALGPLEKKVNNTLATVDTLLLSINAIVDEQTRQNLKEAIANLNTTLNSFAGVSENLNHILSNNTDKLDNTFTNLDKTAGNLSKLTDSLAQLETGKLVTDLQNVVDKMDKIVAGVDNGEGSIGKLLKDDKLYQNLEGASRQLEQLLQDVKLNPKRYVHISVFGKKNKEYEPPANPDE, encoded by the coding sequence TTGAGACTATCGAAAGAAGTTAAAACCGGAATCCTCGCCATCGGGGCTATATTGCTGTTAATCTTTGGTTACAGTTTTTTAAAGGGCACTAATTTGCTCGACAAAAACAGAGAATTCTATGTAAAATATGATAATGTTGAAGGCTTGGCGCAAGCCGCACCTGTTACAGTAAATGGGCTTACTGTGGGCAAGGTGCAGAATATATCCTTTGCCAATTCAAAGGGAGGGCTCGTTGTAAAGTTCACTGTTGAAAAGGATTTTGACTTTTCAAAAAACAGTATCGTTAGAATTTACAGCACAGGGCTTATTGGCGGAAAGTCATTGGGAATCTTTCCACAGTATGATGCTGGCAATATCGCAAAAAGTGGCGATACCCTTAGAGGGGATGTGGAAGACGGAATGCTTACGGCTGTTACGAAAGCCCTCGGTCCACTGGAGAAAAAAGTGAATAATACTCTTGCCACAGTGGATACGCTCTTGTTGAGCATTAATGCGATTGTTGACGAACAGACCCGTCAAAACCTAAAGGAAGCAATTGCAAATTTGAATACTACTCTTAACTCATTTGCTGGAGTTTCTGAAAACTTAAATCACATCCTCTCAAACAACACAGACAAACTTGATAATACATTTACAAATTTGGACAAAACCGCCGGAAATCTTTCAAAATTAACAGATTCCTTGGCGCAGTTGGAAACTGGTAAATTAGTAACCGATCTTCAAAACGTGGTAGACAAAATGGATAAAATTGTAGCCGGCGTAGATAATGGGGAAGGTTCTATCGGCAAACTATTAAAAGACGACAAATTATACCAAAATCTAGAAGGCGCTTCAAGGCAGCTTGAGCAGCTCCTTCAGGACGTAAAGCTCAACCCGAAACGTTATGTGCACATTTCCGTTTTTGGTAAAAAGAATAAAGAATACGAACCGCCAGCCAATCCAGACGAGTAA
- a CDS encoding (Fe-S)-binding protein has translation MQYIPNILFIIALAAGVGYFTLNIRKIIRNIKLGHEVDASDHTSERWGNVVRIALGQSKMVVRPISGLLHIIVYVGFIIINIEVLEIIIDGIFGTHRVLLTVLPIGLYNFLIASFEILALLVLVGVILFWTRRNIQKIKRFWANEMTGWPKNDANYILYFEMVLMILFLTMNAADQQLQTLGAAHYVEAGSYPVSKFIVPFFSNLSEATLIAIERGAWWLHILGILVFLNYLYFSKHLHIILAFPNVYFGKVVPKGKFKNLDSVTNEVKMMMDPNVDPFAAPAEGATEAPAKFGASDVTDLSRIQLLNAYTCTECGRCTSECPANITGKKLSPRKIMMDTRDRLEEIGKNIDKNGEFKPDGKQLLDDYITREELWACTTCNACVEACPVSIDPLSIIMDMRQYLVMEQSAAPTELNVSMTNIENNGAPWPYNQMDRLNWKDEN, from the coding sequence ATGCAATACATTCCGAATATACTTTTTATTATTGCCCTCGCAGCGGGTGTGGGATATTTTACCCTTAACATCCGCAAGATAATCCGCAACATAAAACTTGGTCATGAAGTAGATGCTTCCGACCATACCTCGGAGAGATGGGGCAATGTAGTACGCATTGCGCTAGGACAATCAAAAATGGTGGTACGCCCCATCTCAGGACTTCTTCATATCATTGTATATGTAGGTTTTATTATCATCAATATCGAAGTACTCGAAATTATTATCGATGGAATTTTTGGAACCCATAGAGTACTTTTAACCGTCCTGCCCATTGGGCTATATAACTTTTTAATCGCTTCCTTTGAAATTTTGGCACTTCTAGTTTTGGTGGGGGTCATACTTTTCTGGACCCGCAGAAACATTCAAAAAATAAAGCGATTTTGGGCAAACGAAATGACGGGTTGGCCCAAAAACGACGCCAATTACATTCTTTATTTTGAAATGGTCTTGATGATTCTCTTTTTGACCATGAACGCGGCAGATCAGCAATTGCAAACATTAGGCGCGGCTCACTACGTTGAGGCTGGTTCGTATCCTGTAAGTAAATTTATAGTTCCCTTTTTTAGCAATCTTTCTGAAGCAACGCTGATTGCCATAGAGCGGGGGGCTTGGTGGCTTCACATTTTGGGAATACTTGTGTTTCTGAATTACTTATACTTTTCAAAACATCTTCATATTATTTTGGCGTTTCCCAATGTTTACTTCGGAAAAGTGGTTCCAAAAGGAAAGTTTAAAAATTTGGATTCCGTTACCAACGAGGTTAAAATGATGATGGACCCTAACGTAGATCCTTTTGCGGCACCCGCCGAAGGAGCAACCGAAGCTCCTGCTAAATTCGGAGCCAGTGATGTGACTGATTTAAGCAGAATACAGCTGCTGAACGCATATACCTGCACCGAATGTGGTCGTTGTACCAGCGAATGTCCCGCAAATATTACCGGGAAAAAACTTTCACCGCGTAAAATAATGATGGACACCCGTGACCGTTTGGAAGAGATTGGAAAAAATATTGACAAAAACGGTGAATTCAAACCAGACGGTAAGCAACTGCTGGACGATTATATTACGCGCGAAGAACTGTGGGCTTGTACAACCTGCAATGCTTGTGTTGAAGCCTGCCCCGTAAGTATTGACCCCCTGAGTATTATTATGGATATGCGCCAATATTTGGTGATGGAACAATCCGCAGCTCCAACGGAGCTAAATGTTTCTATGACCAATATTGAAAACAATGGAGCGCCTTGGCCCTATAACCAGATGGATCGTTTGAACTGGAAAGATGAGAATTGA